From Cellulosimicrobium cellulans, the proteins below share one genomic window:
- a CDS encoding Rid family hydrolase — translation MKNRTKVAVAVAVTAAVAVPGTAVAAGKLFEPKPTESFSFVTGDTPSIADGVAFGKNVAWYKSSGLGPSALNTAPGAGAEERYIPTDVFPGGVLPAGVTITEAQGINVLMRIGENLERAGLSYDDVVSMRVFLQNPAGQEKMDFAGWNRAYRQFFANTNLATGKPIDVQLGSATTAPMVVNAARPSRFALEIENLPVNGWLVEVEVDAVYPK, via the coding sequence ATGAAGAACCGCACCAAGGTCGCCGTCGCCGTCGCCGTCACCGCCGCCGTGGCCGTCCCCGGGACCGCCGTCGCCGCAGGGAAGCTCTTCGAGCCGAAGCCCACCGAGTCCTTCTCGTTCGTGACCGGAGACACCCCGTCGATCGCCGACGGCGTCGCGTTCGGCAAGAACGTGGCCTGGTACAAGTCGTCGGGCCTCGGGCCCTCCGCGCTGAACACGGCGCCGGGAGCGGGCGCCGAGGAGCGCTACATCCCCACCGACGTGTTCCCCGGCGGGGTGCTGCCGGCGGGCGTGACGATCACCGAGGCGCAGGGGATCAACGTCCTCATGCGGATCGGCGAGAACCTCGAGCGGGCGGGGCTGTCCTACGACGACGTCGTGTCCATGCGCGTCTTCCTCCAGAACCCCGCGGGCCAGGAGAAGATGGACTTCGCGGGATGGAACCGCGCCTACCGCCAGTTCTTCGCCAACACGAACCTCGCGACCGGGAAGCCGATCGACGTCCAGCTCGGCTCCGCGACGACTGCTCCGATGGTCGTCAACGCCGCCCGGCCGTCACGGTTCGCGCTCGAGATCGAGAACCTTCCCGTGAACGGTTGGCTCGTCGAGGTGGAGGTCGACGCGGTCTACCCGAAGTGA
- a CDS encoding helix-turn-helix domain-containing protein, which produces MTAIDDAPLTQVGTLIRGARQNRGLTQTQLAERLGTSQSAVHRIEQGAQNLSLEMLNRISLALDSEIISLGGPKHAHLRVQGGHTLSGRIEVNSSKNGAVALLCASLLNRGRTTLRGVARIVEVDRIVDVLRSIGVRATWTTGGRDLEIVVPDRLDLAAIDVDAARRTRSIIMFLGPLLGLRDTFELPYAGGCDLGTRTVEPHMIALRPFGLAVTATGGNYHATVAPASGTDLSVVLTERGDTVTENALMAAARRDGVTTIRNASPNYMVQDLCFYLELLGVRVEGIGTTTLRVHGRTDIDVDVEYAVSEDPVEAMSLLTAGIVTGSEITVARVPIEFMEIELATLSEMGLRYTLSAEYLARNGRTRLVDVTVHPSELRAPIDKIHPMPFPGLNIDNLPFFAVIAANAHGTTLIHDWVYEGRAIHLTDLTRLGADVRLLDAHRLQVTGPTRWSGAEVSCPPALRPAVVILLAMLAAKGTSVLRGVDIIARGYEGLTERLRELGANIETFRD; this is translated from the coding sequence ATGACAGCGATCGACGACGCCCCTCTCACGCAGGTCGGCACGCTCATCCGCGGTGCCCGCCAGAACCGGGGCCTCACGCAGACCCAGCTCGCCGAGCGGCTCGGCACGAGCCAGAGCGCCGTGCACCGCATCGAGCAGGGCGCCCAGAACCTCAGTCTCGAGATGCTCAACCGCATCAGCCTCGCGCTCGACTCCGAGATCATCAGCCTCGGCGGGCCCAAGCACGCGCACCTGCGCGTCCAGGGCGGCCACACGCTGTCCGGGCGCATCGAGGTCAACTCCTCCAAGAACGGCGCGGTCGCGCTCCTGTGCGCGTCGCTGCTCAACCGGGGCCGCACCACGCTGCGCGGCGTCGCCCGCATCGTGGAGGTCGACCGCATCGTCGACGTGCTCCGCTCGATCGGCGTCCGGGCGACCTGGACGACCGGCGGGCGCGACCTCGAAATCGTCGTGCCGGACCGGCTCGACCTCGCCGCCATCGACGTCGACGCCGCGCGCCGCACGCGCTCGATCATCATGTTCCTCGGCCCGCTGCTCGGGCTCCGAGACACGTTCGAGCTCCCGTACGCCGGCGGCTGCGACCTCGGCACCCGCACCGTGGAGCCCCACATGATCGCCCTGCGGCCGTTCGGCCTCGCGGTCACCGCGACGGGCGGCAACTACCACGCGACGGTGGCCCCGGCGTCGGGCACGGACCTGTCGGTCGTGCTCACCGAGCGCGGCGACACCGTCACGGAGAACGCGCTCATGGCCGCGGCCCGCCGCGACGGCGTGACGACCATCCGCAACGCGAGCCCCAACTACATGGTCCAGGACCTGTGCTTCTACCTCGAGCTGCTCGGCGTCCGGGTGGAGGGGATCGGCACGACGACCCTGCGCGTGCACGGCCGCACCGACATCGACGTGGACGTGGAGTACGCGGTCTCGGAGGATCCGGTCGAGGCGATGAGCCTGCTCACCGCGGGCATCGTCACCGGCTCCGAGATCACGGTGGCCCGGGTCCCGATCGAGTTCATGGAGATCGAGCTCGCGACCCTGTCCGAGATGGGCCTGCGCTACACCCTGAGCGCCGAGTACCTGGCCCGCAACGGCCGGACGCGCCTCGTGGACGTCACGGTGCACCCGAGCGAGCTGCGCGCCCCGATCGACAAGATCCACCCCATGCCGTTCCCCGGGCTCAACATCGACAACCTGCCGTTCTTCGCCGTCATCGCGGCGAACGCGCACGGCACGACGCTCATCCACGACTGGGTCTACGAGGGCCGGGCCATCCACCTCACCGACCTCACGCGCCTCGGGGCGGACGTACGGCTCCTCGACGCGCACCGCCTGCAGGTCACCGGCCCGACGCGGTGGTCCGGCGCCGAGGTGAGCTGCCCGCCGGCGCTGCGCCCCGCCGTCGTCATCCTCCTCGCGATGCTCGCGGCGAAGGGCACGTCCGTCCTGCGCGGCGTGGACATCATCGCGCGCGGCTACGAGGGCCTGACGGAACGCCTGCGCGAGCTCGGCGCCAACATCGAGACCTTCCGCGACTGA
- a CDS encoding exonuclease domain-containing protein — translation MTTTPWTAGPLLGLDTETTGVDVDVDRIVTAALVLREPGSTHVRTWLLDPGVEIPAEATAIHGVTTAHASAHGAAPAEALEEIAALVVDAQRDGVPLVAYNAAFDLSLLDAELVRHGLPTLAARLGRPVRPVLDPLVLDRAWDPAREGKRRLVDLCARYEVLDVGPLHTADADVLATLDLLDALARAFPDLGALGPDALHDLQVAAHRRWVDALDPEREPPYVGAGADGRWPS, via the coding sequence ATGACGACGACGCCCTGGACGGCGGGACCGCTCCTCGGTCTCGACACCGAGACCACGGGCGTCGACGTGGACGTCGACCGCATCGTCACCGCGGCGCTCGTGCTCCGCGAGCCCGGGTCGACGCACGTGCGGACGTGGCTCCTCGACCCGGGCGTCGAGATCCCCGCCGAGGCGACGGCGATCCACGGCGTCACGACGGCGCACGCGTCCGCCCACGGCGCCGCGCCGGCCGAGGCGCTGGAGGAGATCGCGGCGCTCGTCGTCGACGCGCAGCGCGACGGTGTCCCGCTCGTCGCGTACAACGCCGCGTTCGACCTGTCCCTCCTCGACGCGGAGCTCGTCCGCCACGGCCTGCCGACGCTGGCCGCCCGGCTCGGGCGGCCCGTCCGCCCGGTGCTGGACCCGCTCGTCCTGGACCGCGCGTGGGACCCGGCGCGCGAGGGCAAGCGCCGGCTCGTCGACCTCTGCGCGCGCTACGAGGTGCTCGACGTCGGCCCGCTGCACACCGCGGACGCCGACGTCCTCGCCACCCTCGACCTCCTCGACGCCCTCGCGCGCGCGTTCCCGGACCTCGGCGCCCTCGGCCCCGACGCCCTCCACGACCTGCAGGTCGCGGCGCACCGACGCTGGGTCGACGCGCTGGACCCCGAGCGTGAGCCGCCCTACGTCGGGGCCGGCGCGGACGGCCGGTGGCCCTCGTAG
- a CDS encoding GuaB3 family IMP dehydrogenase-related protein, translated as MSNEIEIGRGKRGRRAFSFDDVAVVPSRRTRDPKEVSVGWQIDAYHFELPILAAPMDSVMSPATAVALGNHGGLGVLDLEGLWTRYDDPTALLEEIATLEPLEATRRMQEIYAEPIKSDLITQRLKEIRAAGVTVAGALSPQRTQEHYQTVVDAGVDLFVIRGTTVSAEHVSGVAEPLNLKRFIYELDVPVVVGGASTYTAALHLMRTGAAGVLVGFGGGAAHTTRVSLGIHSPMATAVADVAAARRDYLDESGGRYVHVIADGGVGRSGDLVKAVACGADAVMIGAALARAEEAPGKGWHWGSEAHHAQLPRGERVRVGTAGTLEEILFGPGRQADGTLNLVGALRRAMATTGYSDLKEFQRVEVVVSPYQPR; from the coding sequence GTGAGCAACGAGATCGAGATCGGACGTGGCAAGCGCGGTCGGCGCGCGTTCTCCTTCGACGACGTCGCGGTCGTGCCCTCCCGGCGCACGCGCGACCCCAAGGAGGTGTCGGTCGGCTGGCAGATCGACGCGTACCACTTCGAGCTGCCCATCCTCGCGGCGCCCATGGACTCCGTGATGAGCCCCGCGACCGCCGTCGCGCTCGGCAACCACGGCGGTCTCGGCGTGCTCGACCTCGAGGGCCTGTGGACGCGCTACGACGACCCGACGGCCCTCCTGGAGGAGATCGCGACGCTCGAGCCGCTCGAGGCGACGCGGCGCATGCAGGAGATCTACGCCGAGCCCATCAAGTCGGACCTCATCACGCAGCGCCTCAAGGAGATCCGCGCCGCGGGCGTCACGGTCGCCGGCGCGCTGTCGCCGCAGCGCACCCAGGAGCACTACCAGACCGTCGTCGACGCGGGCGTCGACCTCTTCGTCATCCGCGGCACGACCGTCTCGGCCGAGCACGTCTCGGGCGTCGCGGAGCCGCTGAACCTCAAGCGGTTCATCTACGAGCTCGACGTGCCGGTCGTCGTCGGCGGCGCGTCCACGTACACCGCGGCGCTGCACCTCATGCGCACGGGCGCGGCGGGCGTGCTCGTCGGGTTCGGGGGTGGCGCGGCGCACACCACGCGCGTCTCGCTCGGCATCCACTCGCCCATGGCGACGGCGGTGGCGGACGTCGCGGCCGCGCGCCGCGACTACCTCGACGAGTCGGGCGGTCGCTACGTGCACGTCATCGCCGACGGCGGCGTCGGCCGCTCGGGCGACCTCGTCAAGGCCGTCGCGTGCGGCGCGGACGCCGTGATGATCGGCGCGGCGCTCGCGCGCGCCGAGGAGGCGCCCGGCAAGGGCTGGCACTGGGGCTCGGAGGCGCACCACGCGCAGCTCCCGCGCGGCGAGCGCGTGCGCGTCGGCACCGCCGGCACGCTCGAGGAGATCCTGTTCGGCCCGGGCCGTCAGGCGGACGGCACGCTCAACCTCGTCGGCGCGCTGCGGCGGGCGATGGCGACGACGGGGTACTCCGACCTCAAGGAGTTCCAGCGCGTCGAGGTCGTCGTCTCGCCGTACCAGCCCCGCTGA
- a CDS encoding GNAT family acetyltransferase produces MTGRVADGPRLTRAGDGVPGSAPDEVSDEVPDRGRAGADSDVVFEEASDGDVEGVVALWRTCGLTRPWNDPYRDLADARLGETSTVLVGRATRDLRGAASDDGEPVVTVRAGEVVASAMAGVDGHRGWLYYVAVDPRLRGDGTGRAAVVAAEAWLAAQGARAVRLMVRSTNDAVRGFYERLGYADQECVVLGRPLGAPDARDAGR; encoded by the coding sequence ATGACGGGACGGGTCGCGGACGGGCCCCGGCTGACCCGTGCGGGCGACGGCGTGCCCGGCTCAGCGCCCGACGAGGTGTCGGACGAGGTGCCTGACCGCGGCCGTGCCGGGGCGGACTCGGACGTTGTCTTCGAGGAGGCCTCGGACGGCGACGTCGAGGGCGTCGTCGCGCTGTGGCGCACGTGCGGCCTCACCCGGCCCTGGAACGACCCGTACCGCGACCTCGCGGACGCGCGGCTGGGCGAGACGTCCACGGTGCTCGTGGGCCGGGCGACGCGCGACCTCCGGGGAGCGGCGTCCGACGACGGCGAGCCCGTCGTCACGGTCCGCGCGGGCGAGGTGGTCGCGTCGGCGATGGCCGGCGTCGACGGGCACCGCGGCTGGCTCTACTACGTGGCCGTCGACCCACGGCTGCGGGGCGACGGCACGGGGCGCGCCGCGGTCGTCGCGGCCGAGGCGTGGCTCGCCGCGCAGGGCGCGCGGGCGGTGCGCCTCATGGTGCGCTCGACCAACGACGCCGTCCGCGGCTTCTACGAACGCCTCGGCTACGCCGACCAGGAGTGCGTCGTGCTCGGCCGACCGCTCGGAGCGCCGGACGCGCGCGACGCCGGGCGATGA
- a CDS encoding GNAT family N-acetyltransferase yields MTTTAAWAPDADDLAALETEHRARVGALDPLVAIPDLGAVPDDQGLLAVRLPDGSRAAGLVTVGDVGPDSSAALFRPLREHRLRARAAGPDVPGAVAALLAAWSERVANDPGTPPDGDGVPQVGPAPRDHGRVLLWPSRDVGAVAALAAHGMRPTVHLAARRGTAPGAAGHGPAGLVVRDATPDDVPALVAHQLAELAYDELVGAARVRPGAREHLATQVAGAVANPATTFLVATAPPTEVGGTGDRAEEVLGVVAVEPPERSGAVAGTVTTGPVAYLVLLHVTGAARGARVGGTLVDAALARVRERAGEDAVVLLHHGVLNPLSAPFWARQGFRPVLTTWELPVSGTVGPTT; encoded by the coding sequence ATGACGACGACGGCGGCGTGGGCTCCGGACGCCGACGACCTGGCCGCGCTCGAGACCGAGCACCGCGCGCGGGTCGGCGCGCTCGACCCGCTCGTCGCGATCCCCGACCTGGGCGCCGTCCCGGACGACCAGGGTCTGCTCGCCGTCCGGCTCCCCGACGGGTCGAGGGCCGCGGGCCTCGTCACGGTCGGTGACGTCGGCCCCGACTCCTCGGCCGCGCTGTTCCGCCCGCTCCGCGAGCACCGGCTGCGCGCCCGGGCGGCGGGCCCCGACGTCCCGGGCGCGGTGGCGGCGCTCCTCGCGGCGTGGTCCGAGCGCGTCGCGAACGACCCGGGCACGCCCCCCGACGGCGACGGTGTGCCCCAGGTGGGGCCGGCGCCGCGCGACCACGGGAGGGTGCTGCTCTGGCCGAGCCGTGATGTCGGGGCGGTCGCGGCACTCGCCGCGCACGGCATGCGCCCGACCGTCCACCTCGCCGCGCGCCGTGGAACGGCTCCCGGCGCGGCAGGACACGGTCCGGCAGGCCTGGTCGTGCGTGACGCGACGCCCGACGACGTCCCGGCGCTCGTCGCGCACCAGCTCGCGGAGCTCGCGTACGACGAGCTCGTGGGCGCGGCCCGGGTGCGGCCCGGAGCCCGGGAGCACCTCGCGACCCAGGTGGCGGGCGCGGTGGCGAACCCGGCCACGACGTTCCTCGTCGCGACGGCGCCACCGACGGAGGTCGGCGGGACCGGGGACCGGGCCGAGGAGGTGCTGGGCGTCGTCGCGGTCGAGCCGCCGGAGCGGTCGGGTGCGGTCGCCGGGACGGTCACGACCGGCCCGGTCGCCTACCTCGTGCTGCTGCACGTGACCGGCGCCGCGCGCGGCGCCCGGGTCGGCGGGACGCTCGTCGACGCGGCGCTCGCGCGCGTGCGGGAACGCGCCGGGGAGGACGCGGTCGTGCTCCTGCACCACGGCGTCCTCAACCCGCTCTCGGCACCCTTCTGGGCACGCCAGGGCTTCCGCCCGGTGCTCACGACGTGGGAGCTCCCCGTCTCGGGCACTGTCGGTCCGACGACGTAG
- a CDS encoding succinic semialdehyde dehydrogenase: protein MTSSSGTPGTGPGEGAALDGLIDPENPAATYVLEPDVVAPLAQRVVTGNEAGMHRSVLPFTGAPLAAFPVSSVADVARAVERARAAQPAWAALPVRERAAVLRRFGELVLARQSDGLDLIQMESGKSRRSAFEEVADVAILTRHYAQRGPRYLADRRAPGMLPVLTGTRVHRRPVGVVGVIAPWNYPLTLAFAEAVPALVAGNAVVLKPDPQTTLSALWGAELLEEAGLPADLFLVVAGGGDVGAAVTDHVDHIAFTGSTATGRKVAARAGERLIGATLELGGKNPLYVAADADVRAAARGAVRACFSNSGQLCVSIERLVLHEDVADAFLDEFVPLVREMRLGAGLDYSADMGSLTSQAQLDRVVAHVEDAIARGARVLAGGVHRADIGPWFYAPTVLDDVPDDAACAREETFGPVVSVRRVASDDEAVRVMNDSEFGLNASVWTRDVARGRRIAARVEAGTVNVNDGYSAAWGSVGAPMGGFKASGLGRRHGREGIEALTEAQTISVQRGANQGLTLDTLYAIGGELPSKVLTSALDVMRRLRLP, encoded by the coding sequence ATGACGAGCTCATCCGGCACCCCCGGCACCGGACCCGGCGAGGGCGCCGCGCTGGACGGCCTGATCGACCCCGAGAACCCCGCGGCGACGTACGTGCTCGAGCCCGACGTCGTCGCACCGCTCGCGCAGCGCGTCGTCACCGGCAACGAGGCGGGCATGCACCGCTCCGTCCTGCCCTTCACGGGCGCTCCGCTCGCCGCGTTCCCGGTGTCCTCCGTCGCGGACGTCGCGCGGGCGGTCGAGCGGGCCCGGGCCGCGCAGCCGGCCTGGGCGGCGCTCCCCGTCCGGGAGCGCGCGGCCGTGCTGCGCCGGTTCGGCGAGCTCGTCCTCGCGCGCCAGTCCGACGGCCTCGACCTGATCCAGATGGAGTCCGGCAAGTCGCGCCGCAGCGCGTTCGAGGAGGTCGCGGACGTCGCGATCCTCACGCGCCACTACGCCCAGCGGGGTCCCCGCTATCTCGCCGACCGCCGGGCGCCGGGCATGCTGCCCGTGCTGACGGGTACCCGCGTGCACCGTCGCCCGGTGGGGGTCGTCGGCGTGATCGCGCCCTGGAACTACCCGCTGACGCTCGCGTTCGCGGAGGCCGTGCCGGCGCTCGTGGCGGGGAACGCCGTCGTGCTCAAGCCGGACCCGCAGACGACGCTCAGCGCGTTGTGGGGCGCCGAGCTGCTCGAGGAGGCGGGGCTGCCCGCCGACCTGTTCCTCGTCGTCGCGGGCGGCGGGGACGTCGGCGCCGCGGTGACCGACCACGTGGACCACATCGCGTTCACCGGCTCGACGGCCACCGGCCGCAAGGTCGCCGCGCGAGCGGGGGAGCGACTCATCGGCGCGACCCTCGAGCTCGGCGGCAAGAACCCGCTGTACGTCGCGGCCGACGCCGACGTGCGCGCCGCCGCGCGCGGTGCGGTCCGCGCGTGCTTCTCCAACTCGGGCCAGCTCTGCGTCTCGATCGAGCGGCTCGTGCTGCACGAGGACGTCGCCGACGCGTTCCTCGACGAGTTCGTGCCCCTCGTCCGCGAGATGCGCCTCGGCGCCGGGCTCGACTACTCCGCCGACATGGGGTCGCTCACGTCGCAGGCGCAGCTCGACCGTGTCGTCGCGCACGTCGAGGACGCCATCGCGCGCGGGGCGCGCGTCCTGGCGGGCGGCGTGCACCGCGCGGACATCGGTCCGTGGTTCTACGCGCCCACCGTGCTGGACGACGTGCCCGACGACGCCGCGTGCGCCCGCGAGGAGACGTTCGGCCCGGTCGTGTCCGTGCGCCGGGTCGCGAGCGACGACGAGGCCGTGCGGGTCATGAACGACTCCGAGTTCGGGCTCAACGCGAGCGTGTGGACGCGCGACGTCGCGCGGGGCCGTCGCATCGCGGCGCGCGTGGAGGCGGGGACCGTCAACGTCAACGACGGGTACTCCGCCGCGTGGGGCTCCGTCGGTGCGCCGATGGGCGGGTTCAAGGCGTCCGGCCTCGGGCGTCGGCACGGCCGCGAGGGGATCGAGGCGCTCACGGAGGCGCAGACGATCTCCGTGCAGCGCGGCGCCAACCAGGGCCTCACGCTCGACACGCTCTACGCGATCGGCGGCGAGCTCCCCAGCAAGGTGCTGACGTCCGCGCTCGACGTCATGCGTCGACTGCGGCTGCCCTGA
- a CDS encoding SanA/YdcF family protein, translating to MLVLAPFVVVQGVGRAHVADPADVPPSDAIVVPGAGLRPDGSPSTYLRRRLDAAAELYARGVAPVVLVSGDAHDDYDEPGSMRAWLLDRGVPDDAILLDREGFDTHATCTRAVSEYGVTTAVVVTQGYHLPRTLFSCRVAGLDAVGIGVSAASVEPWKAVLYRVREVPAASKAVLDAVRR from the coding sequence GTGCTCGTGCTGGCGCCGTTCGTCGTCGTGCAGGGCGTCGGCCGAGCGCACGTCGCCGACCCGGCGGACGTGCCTCCGAGCGACGCGATCGTCGTCCCGGGCGCGGGGCTGCGCCCCGACGGGTCGCCCTCCACGTACCTGCGGCGCCGGCTCGACGCGGCGGCGGAGCTCTACGCTCGCGGCGTCGCGCCCGTCGTGCTCGTGAGCGGCGACGCGCACGACGACTACGACGAGCCCGGGTCGATGCGCGCGTGGCTCCTCGACCGGGGCGTGCCGGACGACGCGATCCTGCTGGACCGCGAGGGCTTCGACACGCACGCCACGTGCACGCGCGCCGTGTCGGAGTACGGCGTCACCACGGCGGTGGTCGTCACGCAGGGCTACCACCTGCCGCGCACGCTGTTCTCGTGCCGCGTCGCGGGGCTCGACGCCGTCGGGATCGGGGTCAGTGCCGCGAGCGTGGAGCCCTGGAAGGCTGTGCTCTACCGCGTCCGCGAGGTCCCCGCCGCGTCGAAGGCCGTCCTGGACGCCGTGCGGCGCTGA
- a CDS encoding DUF4031 domain-containing protein produces MTVLIDPPAWPAHGTLFSHLVSDASLAELHAFAASIGVSRRAFDLDHYDVAAERYDVAVAAGAVPVGGRELARRLGSSGLRVPGRARRAAKADALLARWDALLPGARDVGVDLVERWHEPHRVYHGPEHLVHALDSLALLEGRPPGVPDGASRPGRESVDATSDVAATSGVPGGAASEAAVTQLALWFHDAVHDGEAGRDEERSADLARARLAGHLGTAAVDEVVRLVLVTTDHSPAAGDGPGALVSDADLAILGSAPDRYARYVRQVRAEYASVPDDAFRTGRAAVLRGLLGGGALFRTPQGVERWEEQARDNLSAELAALDAPA; encoded by the coding sequence GTGACCGTCCTCATCGACCCGCCCGCGTGGCCCGCGCACGGGACGCTGTTCAGCCATCTCGTGTCGGACGCCTCCCTGGCGGAGCTGCACGCCTTCGCGGCCTCGATCGGCGTGAGCCGGCGAGCGTTCGACCTCGACCACTACGACGTCGCCGCCGAGCGGTACGACGTCGCCGTGGCGGCGGGCGCCGTCCCCGTCGGTGGGCGCGAGCTCGCCCGACGGCTCGGGTCGTCCGGGCTGCGCGTCCCGGGCCGGGCGCGGCGCGCGGCGAAGGCCGACGCGCTGCTCGCCCGCTGGGACGCGCTGCTGCCCGGCGCCCGGGACGTCGGCGTGGACCTCGTCGAACGCTGGCACGAGCCGCACCGCGTCTATCACGGCCCCGAGCACCTGGTGCACGCGCTCGATTCGCTGGCGCTCCTGGAGGGGCGTCCGCCCGGGGTGCCCGACGGCGCGAGCCGGCCAGGGCGCGAGTCCGTCGACGCGACGTCGGACGTCGCGGCGACGAGCGGAGTGCCGGGCGGCGCGGCGAGCGAAGCCGCGGTGACCCAGCTCGCGCTGTGGTTCCACGACGCCGTGCACGACGGCGAGGCGGGACGCGACGAGGAACGCTCCGCCGACCTGGCGCGTGCCCGGCTCGCGGGCCACCTCGGCACCGCGGCCGTCGACGAGGTCGTGCGGCTCGTGCTCGTGACGACGGACCACTCCCCCGCGGCGGGGGACGGGCCGGGGGCGCTCGTGTCCGACGCCGACCTCGCGATCCTCGGCTCCGCGCCGGACCGCTACGCGCGGTACGTCCGGCAGGTCCGCGCCGAGTACGCCTCCGTGCCCGACGACGCCTTCCGCACCGGTCGCGCCGCCGTCCTCCGCGGCCTGCTCGGTGGCGGTGCCCTGTTCCGCACCCCCCAGGGCGTCGAGCGGTGGGAGGAGCAGGCCCGCGACAACCTCAGCGCCGAGCTCGCCGCCCTGGACGCCCCCGCCTGA
- a CDS encoding acetate/propionate family kinase, with amino-acid sequence MTILPEGERPNPYSAYGAHGSVLVMNSGSSSLKYQLVNPVGGEAIAAGTIERIGEDTGIIKHRFAGNTTTREEPVADHGVALRIALSLFDEVGPTLADADVYAVGHRVVHGGAVFSAPVLVDDEVVRQISELSPLAPLHNPPNVKGIEVARELLPDVPHVAVFDTAFFSTLPDAASTYALDREVAQAHGVRRYGFHGTSHQYVSGKVARVLGRRIEGLNTIVLHLGNGASASAVRGGVAVDTSMGMTPLEGLVMGTRTGDIDAAVVFHLARNAGMSIDEIDVLFNKRSGVKGLSGVNDFRELRRLIDAGDEDARRAFDVYIHRLRKYVGAYTAVLGRVDVVAFTAGVGENDTDVRAAVVEGLEPLGLAVDPERNAVRSGEPRVISPDWTSTLVMVVPTMEELAIARQSVEVVEAASRAW; translated from the coding sequence ATGACGATCCTGCCCGAGGGCGAGCGCCCCAACCCCTACAGCGCCTACGGGGCGCACGGGTCCGTGCTCGTCATGAACTCGGGGTCGTCCTCGCTCAAGTACCAGCTCGTCAACCCCGTCGGCGGGGAGGCGATCGCCGCGGGCACGATCGAGCGCATCGGCGAGGACACCGGCATCATCAAGCACCGGTTCGCGGGGAACACGACGACGCGCGAGGAGCCGGTCGCCGACCACGGCGTCGCCCTGCGCATCGCGCTCAGCCTGTTCGACGAGGTGGGGCCGACGCTCGCCGACGCGGACGTGTACGCGGTGGGCCACCGCGTGGTGCACGGCGGCGCCGTCTTCTCCGCGCCCGTCCTCGTGGACGACGAGGTCGTCCGCCAGATCTCCGAGCTCTCGCCGCTGGCTCCCTTGCACAACCCGCCGAACGTCAAGGGCATCGAGGTCGCGCGCGAGCTGCTGCCCGACGTGCCGCACGTCGCCGTGTTCGACACGGCGTTCTTCTCCACGCTCCCCGACGCCGCGTCCACGTACGCGCTGGACCGGGAGGTCGCGCAGGCGCACGGCGTGCGCCGGTACGGCTTCCACGGCACCAGCCACCAGTACGTGTCGGGGAAGGTCGCGCGCGTGCTGGGCCGCCGGATCGAAGGCCTCAACACGATCGTGCTGCACCTCGGCAACGGCGCGTCCGCGTCGGCCGTGCGCGGTGGCGTCGCGGTCGACACGTCGATGGGCATGACCCCGCTCGAGGGCCTCGTCATGGGCACCCGCACGGGCGACATCGACGCGGCCGTCGTGTTCCACCTCGCGCGCAACGCGGGCATGAGCATCGACGAGATCGACGTCCTGTTCAACAAGCGCTCGGGGGTCAAGGGCCTGTCCGGGGTCAACGACTTCCGCGAGCTGCGCCGCCTCATCGACGCCGGCGACGAGGACGCGCGCCGCGCCTTCGACGTCTACATCCACCGCCTGCGCAAGTACGTCGGCGCCTACACCGCCGTGCTCGGCCGGGTCGACGTCGTCGCGTTCACCGCCGGCGTCGGCGAGAACGACACCGACGTGCGCGCCGCCGTCGTCGAGGGCCTCGAGCCGCTCGGCCTCGCCGTCGACCCGGAGCGCAACGCCGTGCGCTCCGGCGAGCCCCGCGTCATCTCGCCCGACTGGACGAGCACGCTCGTCATGGTCGTGCCGACGATGGAGGAGCTCGCGATCGCGCGCCAGTCCGTCGAGGTCGTCGAGGCGGCGTCGCGCGCCTGGTAG